The Corallococcus macrosporus genome segment CAAGCCCTTCCGCGCGGACGAGCTGCTCGCGCGCGTGGGTGAAGCGCTGGAGAACGCGCGCAGGCGCTCGCGCTCCGGGGCCATGCTGGTGCTGCGGCTCAACGTGGGCGAGCGCGAGTTCGCCGTGCCGCTGGACTCCGTGAAGGAGGTCCTGCTGCAGCCGCTGACGCGGCCTTTGCCCACCGGCCCGTCGTACCTGCGCGAGTACGTGGAGCTGCGCGGCCAGGCGGTGTGCGTGCTGGACGTGGCGCTGCGGCTGGGCGTGGAGCACCGGGTGCCCCTGCCGGAGCGGATGCTGGTGGTCATTGAAGCGGAGGGCGTGCAGCTGGCGCTCACCGTGGACACGGTGAAGGACCCGGAGGAGTTCCAGGCGGGCGACATCGACCGGCGGGAGAAGGTGGGCGGCGCCGAGCACGGCCTGTTGCAGGAAGGGCTCGTGGGCATGCTGCGCACCGGCGGCCGGGCGCTGCCCATCCTGGATCCGAAGGTCTTCATCGCGCGGGGACTCCTGCGCGACCTGCCCGCGCTGCTCGCGCCGGTGGAGGAAGAGCGGAGCGCATGAGTGCGGGGCTCGACCCGAGGCTTCTGGCCCGTGCCCGGGAAGTGGTGGCGGACACCACCGGCTTCCGGGACGACGCCATCGCCCAGGAGGCGGTGGAGCGCGTGCTGCGCGCGGAGCTGGCCCGGGGCCGCGTGTCCACGGAGGTCCTGAGCGAATTGCAGCAGCTGGGCTCTCCCTTGGCCTACACGCTGGTGCGCGCGGTGCTGGTGGGGGAGACGTACTTCTTCCGCCAGCCGGAGCACTTCCGCTACATCACGCAGGAGGGCATCCCATCCGCGCTGCGCCACGGCGCCCTGCACCTGCGCGGCTGGAGCGCGGGCTGCGCCACCGGCGAGGAGGCCTACTCGCTGGCCGCGTGCCTGCTGGCGTGCGCGCCCCCGGGGATGCCGGTGGAAGTCGTGGGCACGGACCTGCACGAGGCCAGCCTGGAGGCCGCGCGGCGCGGCACTTACGGCGCGTGGTCCCGGCGCGAGTCCGCCCCCGCGCTGCACCCCGTCTACGAGCTGCTCAACGGGCGTCAGGTCTCCATCCTCCCGGAGGTGCGCAAGGTGACGCGCTTCGCTCCGGCGAACCTGCTGGCGCCGCTGCCGGAGCGCTTCGGGCACTTCGACTTCATCCTCTGCCGCAACGTGCTCACGTACTTCTCTCCGTCCGCGCGCGACGCGGCCATCGTCCACCTGGCGCGGGCGCTGACGCCGGGAGGGCTGCTGTTCCTGGGCACGGTGGAGGTGGACCGCACGCCGCCGGGGCTCACGCGCGAGGGGCCTCCGGAGCTGCAGGCCTTCCGCAAGCCCCGCCTG includes the following:
- a CDS encoding response regulator — its product is MSLPTLLLVDDSDAILALERAILSGHYTIHTASNGREALDKVGRLHPAAVLLDLSMPEMDGDEVLQRMKADAGTADIPVIIISSEKQRAEACLGFGAEAFLPKPFRADELLARVGEALENARRRSRSGAMLVLRLNVGEREFAVPLDSVKEVLLQPLTRPLPTGPSYLREYVELRGQAVCVLDVALRLGVEHRVPLPERMLVVIEAEGVQLALTVDTVKDPEEFQAGDIDRREKVGGAEHGLLQEGLVGMLRTGGRALPILDPKVFIARGLLRDLPALLAPVEEERSA
- a CDS encoding CheR family methyltransferase; protein product: MSAGLDPRLLARAREVVADTTGFRDDAIAQEAVERVLRAELARGRVSTEVLSELQQLGSPLAYTLVRAVLVGETYFFRQPEHFRYITQEGIPSALRHGALHLRGWSAGCATGEEAYSLAACLLACAPPGMPVEVVGTDLHEASLEAARRGTYGAWSRRESAPALHPVYELLNGRQVSILPEVRKVTRFAPANLLAPLPERFGHFDFILCRNVLTYFSPSARDAAIVHLARALTPGGLLFLGTVEVDRTPPGLTREGPPELQAFRKPRLEERPFAQLPVAPPVVAPRMSPAPRRLSAPVPAAPAPPPSPPPSPARLHLQALERIEEGNVAGATAVLELLVKQAPDYLPGLLELALLRERAGARDAAFPLMRALRTRAGQLPPDALVDGPEALPARFYLASADAYLNLGALE